The Papaver somniferum cultivar HN1 unplaced genomic scaffold, ASM357369v1 unplaced-scaffold_35, whole genome shotgun sequence genome segment TCTTGATGGTATCAGCTTGATCCATCCTAGGACCTATTCTCTCTTCCGCAAAATCAATCTCTGATTTCTCACATCATGGTGACCTCTTCAACTTAATCTCCACCTGATAGCCATGTTCATCAAAACACAGAAAATCAATCTTCAGGAAACCCTAGGACATTAGATCCTTACATCATTCATCCCAGTGATAACCCAACCACTGTTTTATTCTCTCCTCTGTTGCAAGGTGATAATTACGGATCATGGGTACGAGGTATTACCAAGGCTCTGACGAACTAGCTTATCAATGCTGGAAGCGTGCTGATGATTTGGTTGGAAGTTGGATCCTCAACTCCTGTCAGCCAGATATTCGTGCAAGTTGCTTGTATGCACCCTCTTCTCATGCAATTTGGAAGGATTTGCAGGTGCGATTTTGTATTTCTAATGCACCTATTTTATATCGTCTGAAATCTGCAATTGCTGCTATTCGACAAGATTCGATGTCTGTCTCTTTGTATTACACAAAGATCAAGACCCTATGGGATCAATATGATTCCCTTATAGCTGTCACTGAGGTATGTATTTGCGGCGCTGGAAAATCCTTACTCGAGCGTCTTGAGCGTGATAGAGCTATGGAGTTCCTCCAGGGCTTACATGATGGTTTCTCCAATCTCAGGAGTCAGATATTATTGATGGACCCTTTCCCTACTGCCTTGCGCATATTCAACATGGTGCAGCAAGAGGAAGAACAACAACATATAACTGCAagtcctctacccaacattgagtCTGCGGCTCTCAGTACAAACCGCTATGCTACACAATCATCTGCTAATCGTTCTTCTCCTTCTACAAGCCATAACAAGTGGAACGACCCCACTGCGATTACTGTAATCGCCATGGACATGTTCGAGACCGTTGCTACCGTCTTCACGGTTTTCCTGATCCTTCTGCATCACAGCCGGTTGCTGCTAACACCGCCATTGCTGCTCCAGATCTTCAACTTGCACATCATCCGGCGCTACCTACATTCTCTGCTGAACAATATTCACGATTGTTGGCTCTAATCAACACTTCCTCTGAGGATACTACAATGGAACCGCGTGTCAATTTTGCTGGTAAGCTCCTAAATACATTTTCTTTTGAACCATGGTTTTTTGATAGTGATGCTACTCACCATATCTGCAACTCACTATCTTATTTTAGTTCTTATTCTTCTGTTACAACTTTAATCCAAATGCAACTTCCAGATGGTACTTTCTCTACAGTTAAACACATTGGTGAAGTAgttttttcaccaactcttaCATTATCAAATGTCATCATATTCCGAACTTTAAATTCAATCTATTATATGTGAGTCAGTTGACTCGATCTTTGAATTGTGCAGTTCTTCTCACCCACAATTATTTTATGTTTCAGGACCTGTCAACGAACAAAGTGATTGGTCAGGGTGAACTTCATGTGGGTCTGTATCAGCTACGGGTCTCTGCGTCATCGCCTAAAGTATTATTTAATAAGACGCATTCGGCATTTGGCACTGTCGACTTGGCCATCCTAGTTTAGATCGTTTCCGTTCTATTTGTAATTCGCATGATTATATGCACTCCAGTTTTTCTATTGATTGCGACGTATGTCCGTTGGCTAAACAAACTCGATTATCTTTTAATAAAAGTAGTATTTCTTCTAAACGTTGTTTTGAGCTTATACATTGTGACATATGGGGACCATTTTCTACACCATCTTTTACTGGTGCAAAGTATTTCCTTACTATTGTAGATGATTTCTCTCGTTGCACTTGGGTGTATCTCATGCACACTAAAAGTGAAACTTGCAGGTTTCTCAAAAAAATTTCCCGGTATGTTGCCACTCAATATTCTACGCAACTCACTACCATCTCTACAGGTAACTCTTTACCTTTTTTGCCCATCTTGCAACGTATCCAGTCTGAAAATGGCACAGAATTTCTCTCTAATGAGTTTCAGGCATGGGTAAATGAGAATGGCATTCATCATCAACGTAGTTGTACCTatactccacaacaaaacggagtggtggaacGAAAACATAGGCATTTGTTGACTGTTGCCAGAGCACTACGTTTTCAAGCTAACTTGCCTATTCTCTACTGGGATGAATGCATTCTTACTGCCAATTACTTAATCAATAAGATGCCTACTCCGGTACTCTCTAAAAAATCCCCATATGAAGTTCTTTTAGGTAAGCAACCTGATTATCGCAACCTTCGTGTTTTTGGTTGTCTGTGTTATGCTCGCGATACTAAATTTGCAAATAAATTCGACCCTCATGCTACACCTGGTGTTTTTCTTGGTTATCCATATAACCATAAGGGTTATATAGTGTTGGATTTATCTACCAAATCTACTTTCATCTCTCGAGATGTCGTTTTTCATGAAAATGTTTTCCCTTTCAAGGATGCACAACTCACTACTTCTGATTCATTTCAGTCTGTATCTCAAGAGGATTTTTTCTATGATAATCCTTCACTATCCAGTTCACAATTGCTGCCAGCACAATCTGTGCCTTGTTCAGGTCAGTACTCCTCTAATCCTTCTTTACAAATTCTCACTTCCAATACTGACAGTACGTTGGATTTACACACTCTCTTCTCAACTTACATCTCCTAGCTCACCTCCTGCTAGTGAATTTGTTTCTCGCTCGGATACTGCTAGTGACCATACCCTCTCTAATCCTACAGTTCCTATGCAAGACACTGTACTACGTCGTTCTACCAGGGATCATCATCGTCCACCTCATTTAAAAGACTATATTTGTTCTGTTAACCACTGTCCTTCTTAGTCTCCCTACCCTctaactgattatatttcttttgATCAGTTTACAGATCACCGTCTTACTTTTCTCTCGTCTGTTCTCACCGCTGATGAACCACGTAATTTCACATAGGCCATCAAAATTCCGACTTGGCGTGATGCCATTGTACGAGAGCACACAGCTCTTCAAGACAATGACACATTCACTATGACTCATCTTCCACCGGGTAAAACCTCTATTGGCTGCAAATGGGTTTTTAAGATCAAATATAAACCAAATGGTGACATTGAACGTCACAAAGCGCGTCTTGTTGCTAAAGGTTACACACAACAAGAGGGCATTGATTTTCATGACACTTTTGCTCTGGTTGCCAAACTAGTTACTCTTCGTGTTTTATTGTTTGTTGTCGCTATTCATAATTGGCCTCTGCATCAACTCGACGTTAATAATGCTTTTTTGCAGGGTGATCTACTTGAGGATATTTACATGAAAATTCCTCCAGGTTTTCAAAAAAAGGGGGATACTCGTGTTTATAAACTCAACAAGTCTCTATATGGGCTCAAGCAAGCATCTCGCCAATGGTTTGCTAAATTCTCTGTTGCTTTACTCAATGCTGGTTTTGTCCAATCTAGAGCagattattctctttttacttATCATTCTGGTGACGTTTCGCTATATGTTTTGGTTTATGTCGATGACATTATTATTACAGGAAATAATGAATCTGCCATTCAGGCGCTCAAAGATATTCTTGAATCTCAGTTTTCACTTAAAAATCTTGGTCGTTTACAATACTTTCTTGGTATTGAAGTTTCAAGATCTCCAAAAGGTATTTTTCTTTGTCAACGTAAATACATTATTGACATTGTTAAACATTCTGGGTTATTAGGTGCTAAGATTGCTCCTTCTCCCATGGAACAAAATCTTAAGCTTCTTCCCAGTTCTGGTACTTCACTGCCAGACCCAAGTATATATCGTCGTCTCATTGGTCGATTACTTTATCTTCAGGTAACTCGTCCTGATATAACTTGTTCAGTTAACTACTTGAGTCAATTCATGCAGTAACCATGTTCTAATCATTTGGACGTTGCTCATCGTGTAGTTCGTTATCTCAAAGGTACTGTTAGAAATGGCATTTTTCTTTCTGCCACTAGCTCTTTGTCTCTTGCTGGCTACATTGATTCTGATTGGGCAGGGTGCCCTACAACTCGTCGATCAAAGACAGGCTATTTTACAATGCTAGGCGATAGTCCCATTTCTTGGAAATCCAAGAAACAACCAACTATATCACTCTCTTATGCTGAGGCAGAATATCGTGCCCTTGCAAGACTTACTTCTGAATTGCAATGGTTACATTATCTTTTTCAAGATCTTCGTATTTCTATTGCGAAACCTATTCCAGTTTACTGCGAAAATCAAGCTGCTATTCATATCTCTGAGAACCCAGTATTTCATGAACGAACTAAACATATCGAAATTGATTACTATTTCGTTCGTGAGAAACTCTTATCCGGTCTCATTAAACCTACTCATATTCCGTCAGCTGATCAATTAGCTGATCTTTTTACCAAGCCACTGGGAGTGGATCATTTTCGACATCTTTCTAGCAAGTTGGGCCTGCGACCTGACTCAACTCCttctccaacttgaggggggtattggACATATATATATGTCGTATATGTGTTGTGTGGTCACAACACATACTTCACGTACATACACACTGAAGACCAAGCATATTATAGTCCAAGTATGTTATAAAGATCAAGCCTGGTGAATAGAAGAAGTTTGTTGTAGTCCAAGTCCTCCGGCGTATAAGAAGATGTAATCTGTTgtaacaagtcttttagatttccATTATTAGCGTACAATTTGTTTAACTAGGTTTTGAATCCTTCTTATGTAAATCATATAAATACTGAATGAATACAGTCTAGTCTACACAATTTTGTGAGACAGTAAAACATCTAAACCTAGAATTCTTGAATCTTGTTCCCTGTTTAACTAAATCTTGAAGATATTTCCTTTTTACTCGAATTGACACGATTACGAAGCATGTGTTGTCCTAACAGGCTTATCCCAAGCCATTCCCGTGAAAAACTCCGGTTGAAACACTCCCAAATCCGATCCAGTAAAATCGCCGAATCTGTTTTTCCTTCACGCCAAATTTAAATTCAAATAGGGAAGAAGATGTCCCCTAACCAGCtgtcgggtgcctttaacacttgggTGTTTTGGGGTGTCAAAAGCAagtaggtgccccttagtaattgaggtgccccttatccaaatgaggggtgtctttagtgattttatcccacgagcgcaaataccacttttcgagccaatttttccgcacaagtgtatttctccaaaaacacctacaaaaacataaaaagccaaaataagtacaaaatgggCAATAACAAAATAGATAATTGATATCAAGTTCCTTATGGTTAGCTCTGTTTTAATAGTTTAGAAAAAATAAGAAGTAAAAACCCAACTCATTTTTATTGAAAAAagtaattgattataataatttttaataacaacttttttcaatttttgaaaataatggttttttcaattatgattaaaatattaAAAACATATACATAATCCATTATGAACTATATAATggattaaaataatcaattataaTGATTACCAAACAGCCCCGATATGTTTACATTTTCACTTCATCACTTTATAAAAATCCGTTGTTGGGTTGAATTATAAGTTTATTGATGAAGTCATTATAAATGGTTTCAAGAAGCATTGCCGAAGTTGGAGATCAATTATAATGTTTCCGGAAGTTGCCCGCATTTAGGGGATCATCACCCATCTCATCAATATATATCTTAGCCAATTCTTCATTAGGCTCATGGTTCAGTTAAGATATTCTTTGGTCTCCATTGCCCTCTTTTTTATGGTCACAATAAGGGACACCTTAAACTTAAATGGTTCGAACAATTAGCTTACGTAAAAACAACTGTCTACCCTCCACTTCTTTAATCCTGCTTACGAAGCTCAATCTTCTAACAAGCACAGTAAAACCATTATCACAATTTATTGATTACATCATACTGGTGCATGTTGTCTGTGATCCAGCTAAGTATTTTGACGCCTctatttttcgttttttttctctctccatCTTTGTAAGGAGTAAATCAAGTTGGAGCGGTGTAAGCATTGAAGAGTGGCCAAGAAATGAACAGTCTTTAAAGAGAGTAAGCAatttttacttccatcttcaCGGTCACATATGAAGCCTCGGGGGATTGAATACAATGCAGTGTAGTTTACCGTTCAGTTAATCTAAGTTATTTCATTGCGTAAATCTAATCTAGCTAAGATAACTAATGAACTATCCAGGATTCCAAGTTTGAAAGTAAATTAGAGTCATCAAACATATTTTTTCCAAGGCGGTTGAAAAAGATTTTTTTGAAATTACTATGTATCGCGATCTCGATAAAGCTTCGACAGATGAAGTAAAGGCACACGATAGTTGAGttgaccaaacaaaaaaaaagaaagagaaaaaaaaatgaaacacccGACAAAAGAATATAattaatatatataaaataatgtGCTTCAGGGATATAGAGCATATTAAAGAATGGAGGAcgattgaaactatataactttTAATCAATTTATGAAGCTAGGTTAAAAACTATATACTAAGACGTTGCATTATAAGCTCATGATTTAGTTTTTAGGATCAACTCAGTGAATTCTATTAATTTAGTTTTCAAAGAGATCAATTTTATAAATATAGATACAATATCTCATAAGCGGAATATAAACCCGTACGTAGCACGGGTGAGAAACTAGTAGGTAtaattagaataatcatcaataaaagtcataaaatatctttttccatttctagttaatataccttcatattcacacaaatcagaatgcactAACTCTAATGGTTCAGATTCTCTAATACCAGATTTATGAgaactcttggttatttttgcttgactacaagatTCACACTTTTTAAAATCATGCATGGATAGTTTTGGAATAAGACCTTGCTTACTCATGGTATCTACTGATCTACTGTTCACATGACAAAGTCTAGCATGCCAAAAATTAAAAGTACACActatataagaagaagatgcaattttattcatttcaacattaagcttaaacattccatcagcagcataaccttttcctacaaacactctgtttttagtaattgtgtaaacatcggatccaatagtttgatacaacccagccttgttgagaagatagccggaaacaagattctttctcatttgtGGAGTGTGGAGGACATCTTTTAGCATAAGTGTCTTCTcagaagtaaacttcagttctaccgtaccagaaactttcacaatagtggtatgggagtctcccaacaacactttcttatccttgatttcttTAAAGCTCTTAAAtggggacctatcaaaacaacaatggcgcgaagcaccactgtctatccaccacccatcggttccaccaaccatgtgaatctctggatcagaaaccatggcaattataacgcttTCAGGAGTATTAGCTTGTGTAttattctttcctttttattcctgcaatccctagccatgtggtttggtttaatGCATGCATAACAAAGGAACTCATAATCAGAATTCTGAAATTTCCTTGATGGGtgtgggttcttgttttgattaggttttcctttcctttggttctggtcaggtttcatcagttttttcttaggtttcaaactcggttgAGTCTGATTCTTATTGTTGGAAATGATAAGAATCTCTTCCAATGTCTTGTTTCTGTGCTTCctcttcaaccctgagcttaacaatcaaactttcaagagaaaattccttaGCTTTATGACGCAAagcattacgaaaatctttccaagatGGGGGTAATTTATCAATCATTACaaatacttgaaattgttcatcagttttcataccttccgtcataatttcatgagctattttctgaagttcatgagcctgagcaacgactgatttttcatccaccatttgatatctcaggtagcggcttacaacatatttcttcgatccggcttcttcagtatcatattttttctgtaaggcatcccacacatctttagcagtatcaaATGTGGAGTATTAttcatataaatcgtcagacaaagcattcagaatatggtttttgcaatcaaagtcattatcaatccatttGTTATAggcttttcatttttcttcaacaGTTTGGGTCACAACAGGTTCTTCAGTTGGTTAAGGAGTTTCACTTGTTGCGGCTTTAGTTGtttttttcgcagcttcttcatcttgtggattagctggtttgatgggggtcaccatcatgtgcaacttcatcaaTTTGAGGTAGAGAAACAActttagcttccatcttctgaaatgaagtccttcaaacttgaacggcttgttgatatcagcaacgattttcttttcagattccatggaAGAAAGattcgtcttaaaattgttggaacaattgccaatttcacacctgcaaaacaaGGATTAATCACAAAACAAAGtgacggctgagtcacgaccaggtcgctctctttaagacgtttcgtggctctgccttgagttttgtgcaagcgGTTATTTCTTCGTCacaacgtccccaggataaaacaaccgagaaaaactctctttcgatttctcacacacacaatgagaaatcgatTACTTCTACTCTCTCTATTCTTGCTCAGTAttttttggtctcttgattcttAGAAAACAATTGTGTAAAAAAACTTGTGTTTTCTTTCTGTTCTCAAAAACTGATTTTATAACCAGGAAATCAATCCgaattaatgaaaataaattgaattAATTCTTGCAGTTACAATTCCATTCAACAGTCAAAAAACGGGCAAATAAATCATGCCATAATTAGAGCAATTAAAACATAATAAAGTGCAGTAAAAAATGGTTTGAAAAAATCTTTTCAAAAAGAGTAAAAAATACTGTCCAAATTCAAGatacctcccaagacccccaaggccccgcacCCGGactaatgatatatatatatatataggtggagggattcgatcctgagacctcACCCTCgaggcccaaaatgcttaaccactggaCCAAGCtcaaattgttgatataaattacaaaagaattattttaaaataCATATCCCAACAAAATCTTGGTTAGCTGTGACTAGAGGTTATGAACCATCGGCCATGAACGTAGCTCAGTTGTAGCATCGAAGAACAACTCCCTGCATGGTGGAGGAGAAGATAGCCTTGAGATGAAAATTTCTGGCATCCCCATTCGTAAATACTTGACTGGCCCTTAGCAGAATGGATACCCCTTGTAAAATACGTGACTGTGTTGAGCAGTTCCCTTGAAAACTGACTGCCCCTTAACACTCGACGAGGTGCCAATAGTAGTTTTCATGGGAAAATGACCATTTTTCCCTTTTAGCTTtctaagttcttgttttgctcataacttcttcatacgaactcagaatgacttcgTTCTTCCGGAATTGACTTCATATTCTTTTCCTCAATTTAAA includes the following:
- the LOC113342296 gene encoding uncharacterized protein LOC113342296; the protein is MGTRYYQGSDELAYQCWKRADDLVGSWILNSCQPDIRASCLYAPSSHAIWKDLQVRFCISNAPILYRLKSAIAAIRQDSMSVSLYYTKIKTLWDQYDSLIAVTEVCICGAGKSLLERLERDRAMEFLQGLHDGFSNLRSQILLMDPFPTALRIFNMVQQEEEQQHITASPLPNIESAALSTNRYATQSSANRSSPSTSHNKWNDPTAITVIAMDMFETVATVFTVFLILLHHSRLLLTPPLLLQIFNLHIIRRYLHSLLNNIHDCWL